Proteins from a genomic interval of Cucumis melo cultivar AY chromosome 7, USDA_Cmelo_AY_1.0, whole genome shotgun sequence:
- the LOC103494826 gene encoding uncharacterized protein LOC103494826 — MRRAINLGANITTIFPPATSPTSTSLLPLPLNCHKRNAVIRSEKTMANPVAGDKRQYWLLKTEPAEWSWADQAANDGRSKWDGVKNKQAQKHLKSMKLGDRCFFYHSGAKARRVVGVVAVAREWYSSVEDEVVVDVEAVGEMREPVDLKEMKKGMEGMKNFALFRQPRLSVVPVAKEIWDKICELGGGFEGDGTEGGHGSD; from the coding sequence ATGAGGAGGGCCATCAATTTAGGCGCCAATATAACCACCATTTTCCCGCCGGCAACTTCACCGACGTCAAcatctcttcttcctctcccaCTTAACTGTCACAAGCGGAACGCAGTCATTCGTTCGGAGAAAACAATGGCCAACCCCGTCGCCGGAGACAAAAGGCAGTATTGGCTTCTCAAGACGGAGCCAGCAGAGTGGTCGTGGGCGGACCAAGCCGCCAACGACGGACGATCAAAGTGGGACGGCGTTAAGAACAAGCAAGCTCAGAAGCATCTTAAGTCCATGAAACTCGGCGACCGCTGTTTCTTCTACCACTCGGGCGCCAAGGCCCGCCGTGTCGTGGGCGTGGTCGCGGTCGCAAGGGAGTGGTACTCATCGGTGGAGGATGAAGTTGTCGTTGACGTGGAGGCAGTTGGAGAGATGAGGGAACCGGTGGATTTGAAAGAGATGAAGAAGGGGATGGAAGGGATGAAGAATTTCGCTCTGTTTAGGCAACCGAGGCTGTCGGTCGTGCCGGTTGCGAAGGAGATTTGGGATAAAATCTGCGAATTGGGAGGCGGATTTGAAGGAGATGGAACTGAGGGCGGGCATGGGAGTGATTGA
- the LOC127150203 gene encoding phytosulfokines-like encodes MASKLFTSIYPFLFLFLFFSSSSTTPVAARPVPGFSNAFLGTSRDGVVDDVLEEESCDEIGEDYCLMRKTVAAHVDYIYTDSQKP; translated from the exons aTGGCCTCCAAACTTTTCACCTCCATCTacccttttctcttcctcttcctcttcttttcctcctcctCAACCACCCCCGTAGCTGCTCGGCCGGTTCCCGGTTTTTCAAACGCTTTTCTCGGTACTTCTCGAGATGGG gTTGTGGATGATGTTTTGGAGGAGGAGAGTTGTGATGAAATTGGAGAAGATTATTGCTTGATGAGGAAAACTGTTGCAGCTCATGTTGATTATATCTACACAGATAGCCAGAAGCCATGA
- the LOC103494824 gene encoding protein SOB FIVE-LIKE 5 isoform X1, which yields MDLLGSESSSGCESGWTLYLEQSFLSNGASHHIVAQEGGFCTEGYWKPEGTEEEDEEEEEVVEDLSMVSDASSGPPHFIEDEACSHEDDAHFSDVSKSATLGKRKGKKQRIKEYQCQKEPSSFLDDTASSPALNFTANNFTNQASMESFLGLSQTNHFEERSAFTEHFGFLQSSLSGNRLQKNQLFEGKRGIGMR from the exons ATGGATTTGTTGGGTTCTGAGAGTAGCAGTGGGTGTGAGTCTGGTTGGACTCTGTATTTGGAGCAATCTTTTCTTTCGAATGGTGCCTCTCATCACATTGTTGCCCAAGAGGGTGGTTTTTGTACCGAGGGATATTGGAAACCTGAAGGTactgaagaagaagatgaagaagaggaggaggtTGTTGAGGATCTTTCTATGGTTTCTGATGCATCTTCTGGGCCTCCACATTTCATTGAAGATGAAGCTTGTTCCCATGAAGATGATGCCCATTTTTCTGATGTATCTAAATCAGCTACATTGGGGAAGAGAAAGGGGAAGAAGCAGAGAATTAAAGAATATCAATGTCAGAAGGAACCTTCTTCTTTCCTAGATGACACTGCTAGTTCTCCTGCTCTCAACTTCACTGCT AATAATTTCACCAATCAAGCTTCAATGGAAAGCTTCTTGGGGTTATCTCAAACTAATCATTTTGAG GAAAGATCAGCATTTACAGAGCATTTTGGGTTCCTTCAATCTTCTCTATCAGGAAATAGGTTGCAAAAGAACCA ATTGTTTGAAGGTAAAAGAGGGATAGGGATGAGATGA
- the LOC103494824 gene encoding protein SOB FIVE-LIKE 5 isoform X2, with the protein MDLLGSESSSGCESGWTLYLEQSFLSNGASHHIVAQEGGFCTEGYWKPEGTEEEDEEEEEVVEDLSMVSDASSGPPHFIEDEACSHEDDAHFSDVSKSATLGKRKGKKQRIKEYQCQKEPSSFLDDTASSPALNFTANNFTNQASMESFLGLSQTNHFEERSAFTEHFGFLQSSLSGNRLQKNQLSY; encoded by the exons ATGGATTTGTTGGGTTCTGAGAGTAGCAGTGGGTGTGAGTCTGGTTGGACTCTGTATTTGGAGCAATCTTTTCTTTCGAATGGTGCCTCTCATCACATTGTTGCCCAAGAGGGTGGTTTTTGTACCGAGGGATATTGGAAACCTGAAGGTactgaagaagaagatgaagaagaggaggaggtTGTTGAGGATCTTTCTATGGTTTCTGATGCATCTTCTGGGCCTCCACATTTCATTGAAGATGAAGCTTGTTCCCATGAAGATGATGCCCATTTTTCTGATGTATCTAAATCAGCTACATTGGGGAAGAGAAAGGGGAAGAAGCAGAGAATTAAAGAATATCAATGTCAGAAGGAACCTTCTTCTTTCCTAGATGACACTGCTAGTTCTCCTGCTCTCAACTTCACTGCT AATAATTTCACCAATCAAGCTTCAATGGAAAGCTTCTTGGGGTTATCTCAAACTAATCATTTTGAG GAAAGATCAGCATTTACAGAGCATTTTGGGTTCCTTCAATCTTCTCTATCAGGAAATAGGTTGCAAAAGAACCAGTTAAGCTATTg A
- the LOC103494825 gene encoding uncharacterized protein LOC103494825 has product MANQLGNLVESIKSKVKALKKSKKPYIKMDKSSSVKVEIRSRKARLLIDKTLKVADRPGKRTIS; this is encoded by the coding sequence ATGGCCAATCAGCTGGGGAATTTAGTGGAATCTATTAAATCCAAGGTGAAAGCATTGAAGAAATCCAAGAAGCCATATATCAAGATGGACAAAAGCTCCAGCGTTAAAGTTGAGATCCGTAGCCGAAAAGCTCGTTTGTTGATCGATAAAACCCTGAAAGTCGCGGATCGTCCTGGCAAACGTACAATTTCTTAG